A region from the Triticum urartu cultivar G1812 chromosome 1, Tu2.1, whole genome shotgun sequence genome encodes:
- the LOC125550117 gene encoding serine/threonine-protein phosphatase PP1-like has translation MMMTRASMGAMEGAALDEVVRRLVEGGRGGRQVQLSEAEIRQLCVDAKRVFLSQPNLLRIQAPVKICGDIHGQFVDLLRLFDLGGYPPTSTYVFLGDYVDRGKQSLETICLLLAYKIRYPDKVFLLRGNHEDAKINRVYGFYDECKRRFNVRLWKIFSDCFNCLPIAALIDDKILCMHGGLSPELTNLDQIKDIERPAEIPDYGLLCDLLWSDPSPDGEGWGESDRGVSCTFGADMLIEFLEKNDLDLICRAHQVVEDGYEFFAQRRLVTIFSAPNYCGEFDNVGALLSIDENLMCSFQILKPNETGTPRVKRQIPNKPAIGGSA, from the exons ATGATGATGACACGGGCCTCCATGGGGGCCATGGAGGGCGCGGCGCTGGACGAGGTGGTGCGGCGATTGGTCGAGGGCGGCCGCGGCGGGCGGCAGGTGCAGCTGTCCGAGGCGGAGATCCGGCAGCTCTGCGTCGACGCCAAGCGGGTTTTCCTGTCCCAGCCCAACCTCCTCCGCATCCAGGCCCCCGTCAAGATCTGCG GTGATATCCATGGTCAGTTTGTTGATCTTCTAAGGTTGTTTGATTTGGGTGGTTATCCTCCAACCTCAACCTATGTATTCCTCGGAGACTACGTAGATAGAGGCAAACAGAGCTTGGAAACTATATGCTTACTGCTGGCATACAAAATAAGGTACCCTGACAAGGTTTTCCTGTTAAGGGGGAACCATGAAGATGCAAAAATCAACAGAGTTTATGGTTTCTATGATGAATGCAAGAGGAGGTTCAATGTTCGACTGTGGAAGATATTCTCTGATTGCTTCAACTGCCTGCCTATTGCAGCACTCATTGACGACAAGATACTGTGCATGCATGGTGGCCTTTCACCTGAACTGACTAACCTGGACCAAATAAAGGATATTGAGAGGCCGGCTGAGATTCCTGATTATGGTCTCCTGTGTGATTTGCTTTGGTCTGATCCTAGCCCTGACGGAGAAGGGTGGGGGGAGAGTGACAGAGGTGTTTCATGTACGTTTGGTGCAGATATGCTTATAGAGTTTTTGGAAAAAAATGATCTTGATCTTATCTGCCGAGCCCATCAG GTGGTAGAAGATGGTTACGAGTTCTTTGCACAGCGGAGATTAGTCACAATCTTCTCAGCTCCAAATTATTGTGGGGAATTCGATAATGTAGGTGCTCTGTTGAGCATAGATGAAAATCTAATGTGCTCATTTCAAATCTTGAAGCCAAATGAAACAGGCACACCGCGTGTGAAAAGACAAATCCCAAATAAG CCAGCAATTGGGGGAAGTGCCTGA
- the LOC125550126 gene encoding WAT1-related protein At5g64700-like, with protein MATDAGKKAYVVAMVIQVIYTGMYVVSKAAFDGGMNTFVFIFYRQAAATLLLLPLAILLERRNAPPMSLWLFTKIFMYALLGNTVSMNLHNISLKYTSATVASATSNSIPVITFLFAVLLHLEAIKLRAASGTAKLAGVALCVAGILVIALYAGPPLSPLNHHRAFHAHAAATAAGKQGEWMKGTFLMLLANVTWSLWIVLQARLLKEYPNKLLATALQCLLSTVQSLALAAAVTAGGGEDMSAAWTLRLDVGLVAVAYSGFVVTGVSFYLQAWCIERRGPVFLAMSNPVGLVLTVFCSSFFLGEVVHLGSVLGGALLVAGLYSVLWGKSKEQPAPPPLSAAPASATTMKQGCDGSNARTGAMNKEDDDEVKPEEERRTKLDSQV; from the exons ATGGCGACGGATGCAGGGAAGAAGGCGTATGTTGTTGCCATGGTGATCCAGGTGATCTACACCGGCATGTACGTCGTCTCCAAGGCGGCCTTCGATGGCGGCATGAACACCTTCGTCTTCATCTTCTACCGCCAGGCAGCCGCCACTCTCCTCTTGCTACCCCTCGCCATCCTCCTCGAGAG GAGGAACGCGCCACCCATGTCACTGTGGTTGTTCACCAAGATCTTCATGTACGCTCTACTCGG GAACACGGTGAGCATGAACCTGCACAACATCAGCCTCAAGTACACCTCGGCGACGGTGGCATCAGCCACGAGCAACTCCATCCCCGTCATCACCTTCCtcttcgccgtcctcctccacctcGAAGCCATCAAGCTCCGCGCCGCTTCGGGCACGGCGAAGCTCGCCGGCGTCGCGCTCTGCGTGGCCGGCATCCTCGTCATCGCCCTCTACGCCGGGCCGCCGCTCAGCCCCCTCAACCACCACCGCGCCTTCCACGCGCACGCCGCCGCCACGGCCGCCGGGAAGCAGGGGGAGTGGATGAAAGGCACGTTCCTGATGCTCCTGGCCAACGTGACGTGGTCCCTCTGGATCGTCCTCCAGGCGCGCCTCCTCAAGGAGTACCCCAACAAGCTGCTGGCCACGGCGCTGCAGTGCCTGCTAAGCACGGTGCAGTCGCTCGCGCTGGCCGCGGCCGTGACCGCTGGCGGCGGGGAGGACATGTCGGCTGCGTGGACGCTGCGGCTGGACGTGGGTCTCGTCGCCGTCGCCTACTCCGGGTTCGTGGTCACGGGGGTGTCCTTCTACCTGCAGGCGTGGTGCATCGAGAGGCGGGGCCCCGTGTTCCTGGCCATGTCTAATCCGGTGGGGCTCGTGCTCACCGTGTTCTGCTCCTCCTTCTTCCTCGGCGAGGTCGTCCACCTCGGCAGCGTCCTCGGCGGGGCGCTCCTGGTCGCCGGGCTGTACAGCGTGCTCTGGGGGAAGAGCAAGGAGCAGCCGGCGCCGCCCCCGCTTAGTGCAGCTCCTGCATCAGCAACCACCATGAAACAAGGATGCGATGGTAGCAATGCTCGCACCGGCGCCATGAACAAGGAAGATGACGACGAGGTGAAACCGGAGGAGGAGAGGAGAACCAAGCTGGATTCACAGGTGTAG